A region of the Pungitius pungitius chromosome 8, fPunPun2.1, whole genome shotgun sequence genome:
AAAAGATTTGGTTTTTCTCCTCTGAGAAGAATAGTTTCATAAATGAAGTATGTAGTAAATATTACTAGTGCCACGCAACATCGCTAACACTTGTAAGCCAAATTCTACATGGGTATATCATTACTTTTCTACCCTAGTGCATACTACTATATTTCAGCATAAGGATACGACTCTGAGGCCTCTCTCTATGGGGTCGGTCAACAGCAAGCCCCTGGGAGCATATATCTTCTCATTCTGGTCCTTGATGAACCTAGAAATCTTCTttaacacctgcacacacagagcagcacacACATTTAAGATATGCATTGTTAAAATATGAGCCTCCAATAAACACAGCACAACATTAACATGGCTTTACCTTTTCATAGTGCGTTTCCATACAGAGAAATATTGTATAGGCCGTTAGACAAGCCAGGCAGCCCTCCAAATAAGACTTCCCCCCCAGTTTCTCTGCCTCTGCATACAAGTTGTTGAGAGTCTTGATTGTTTCCTCAAACTGCTGCTTATCAAGCTGAAAAAACAGTTTGGAtattacaacacaacacaatcgTCCAACATTCTTGGCATCTGCGTAGACACTATAACTTGCATACCCTTGACTCAAGCTCAGAGGGAAACCTGGTCTGGAATTTGGAGATTGTCCCCGAGTTGTAGTCTCTCTGGACAAACACCTTGGAGGAGACAGCTGGCTGCCGGAGGTCCTGTAAACTGTGGGTCTGCAACATAAATCAATATTTTGGAGAATGTGGCTGGATTCGAATTGTCAAAAAATGACCTACTAACTCCTATTACTAACCACTATTCATTATTCTCAGGTAAATGTGGTTAGGAGAATTTAGGAAAGAAACCCCACTGTTTAGGGAATCTTACTCCGCTTTTACTAAGCTATGTAATCATGATGCGACGGAGACTCGTGTTAGTGACGTTAGTTTGCAACGGCGAAACTACAATTTCTCCGAATATGCACTACAAAAGATCCGCATTTTTAGATGCCTGTGTTACAGTGCCGAGTCATGCAGACGACATAaaacaaccaggttcaaagtATTACTTTATTACTAAGGTTACATTCACGTGTAATTAACGTTACATGATCTGCGTTTCTCGGTCATATT
Encoded here:
- the LOC119229466 gene encoding golgin subfamily A member 7-like, which encodes MRSNNRKASTMAETHSLQDLRQPAVSSKVFVQRDYNSGTISKFQTRFPSELESRLDKQQFEETIKTLNNLYAEAEKLGGKSYLEGCLACLTAYTIFLCMETHYEKVLKKISRFIKDQNEKIYAPRGLLLTDPIERGLRVVEITIFEDRSIGSGR